One Leifsonia shinshuensis DNA window includes the following coding sequences:
- a CDS encoding TetR/AcrR family transcriptional regulator yields the protein MTGTDVADTDVADTARPLIARPQRADARRNFDALLAAARDAFAEDGAGASLEDIARRAGVGIGTLYRNFPTRDALVETVYVEEVEAVVRAADDAASLEPWEAVQAWLRRFLLYVGTKKALLEGLNKDSPVLLSCRTSLYDAGEPLVRRAQEAGELRPDASIGDVIRMVSGIAGVAFDDDEQRDRVIAMAIDGLRAR from the coding sequence GTGACCGGCACAGATGTAGCCGACACAGACGTAGCCGACACCGCGCGCCCCCTGATCGCGCGCCCGCAGCGGGCGGACGCCCGCCGCAACTTCGACGCCCTGCTCGCCGCCGCCCGCGACGCGTTCGCGGAGGACGGCGCCGGGGCCTCCCTCGAGGACATCGCCCGCCGCGCCGGGGTCGGCATCGGCACGCTGTACCGCAACTTCCCCACCCGCGACGCGCTGGTCGAGACCGTGTACGTCGAGGAGGTGGAGGCCGTCGTCCGCGCCGCCGACGACGCCGCCTCGCTGGAGCCGTGGGAGGCCGTGCAGGCCTGGCTGCGCCGCTTCCTCCTCTACGTCGGCACCAAGAAGGCCCTGCTGGAGGGCCTCAACAAGGACTCCCCCGTGCTCCTCAGCTGCCGCACCTCCCTGTACGATGCGGGCGAGCCGCTCGTGCGCCGCGCCCAGGAGGCCGGCGAACTGCGCCCTGACGCCTCCATCGGCGACGTCATCCGGATGGTGTCCGGCATCGCGGGCGTCGCGTTCGACGACGACGAGCAGCGCGACCGCGTCATCGCCATGGCGATCGACGGCCTCCGCGCCCGCTGA
- a CDS encoding ABC transporter permease gives MTRISPSELAPSEPAVADAEAAPGGAAVLTTVRTRRGRAVALTLLKKVGAAVVVLWGAATVAFFAQLALPGDRATTILNIRAGQVQLRTPAELEQIRAQYGLARPVILQYLDYLRGLVAGDFGTSYQQYRPVTAIIGEQLGNTVTLSVTAIALAWVIMVVWVTLTAGRGPRVGAIGSTVDVVTAGLPAYWLGIILLLVFGLGLRWFPIISGSSPNGIVLPALTLAIPLAGFMAQSVRTEFERSLDQPFVLSARMRGMGEWGIRLRHVLRHAVIPAVTLSGWALGATLSGAVIVESIFSRPGIGSVLVTAVNSQDLPVVTGIVTLVAVVYVAANLIVDVVYTVIDPRLELS, from the coding sequence ATGACGCGTATCTCACCAAGTGAGCTCGCACCGAGCGAGCCGGCGGTCGCTGACGCGGAGGCCGCACCGGGCGGCGCGGCGGTCCTCACGACCGTCCGCACCCGGCGCGGCCGGGCCGTCGCCCTCACCCTCCTGAAGAAGGTCGGCGCGGCGGTCGTGGTCCTCTGGGGCGCGGCGACCGTGGCGTTCTTCGCCCAGCTCGCCCTGCCAGGCGACCGGGCGACGACCATCCTCAACATCCGCGCCGGCCAGGTGCAGCTGCGGACCCCGGCCGAGCTGGAGCAGATCCGTGCCCAGTACGGCCTCGCCCGTCCGGTCATCCTGCAGTACCTCGACTACTTGCGCGGGCTGGTCGCAGGTGACTTCGGGACCTCGTACCAGCAGTATCGCCCGGTCACCGCCATCATCGGCGAGCAGCTCGGCAACACGGTCACCCTCTCGGTGACAGCTATCGCCCTGGCCTGGGTGATCATGGTCGTCTGGGTCACCCTCACCGCCGGGCGCGGTCCGCGCGTCGGAGCGATCGGCTCGACCGTGGACGTCGTCACCGCGGGCCTCCCGGCCTACTGGCTCGGCATCATCCTCCTGCTGGTCTTCGGGCTGGGGCTGCGCTGGTTCCCGATCATCAGCGGCTCGTCCCCGAACGGGATCGTGCTGCCTGCGCTGACGCTCGCGATCCCGCTCGCCGGATTCATGGCGCAGAGCGTGCGCACCGAGTTCGAGCGCTCGCTCGACCAGCCGTTCGTGCTGTCGGCCCGGATGCGCGGCATGGGGGAGTGGGGGATCCGGCTGCGGCACGTCCTCCGCCACGCCGTCATCCCCGCCGTCACCCTGTCCGGCTGGGCGCTCGGCGCGACGCTCTCCGGCGCGGTGATCGTGGAGTCGATCTTCTCGCGGCCCGGGATCGGCTCGGTGCTGGTCACGGCCGTCAACTCGCAGGACCTGCCGGTCGTCACCGGCATCGTCACCCTCGTCGCCGTGGTCTACGTGGCGGCGAACCTCATCGTGGACGTCGTCTACACGGTGATCGACCCCCGATTGGAGCTGTCATGA
- a CDS encoding GIY-YIG nuclease family protein: MTEPCSLCGAPAHPGAPLELCLAHLLEAHEWVEGEYGRTDLLPSPCAFCGSRLGVRYPSGWLCAICEWRVGEPPPDGARASRVDVVYYLRYRDRIKIGTTANPAQRFASLPHDEVLAFERGDRAVEQQRHAEFAALRIPGTEWFETDAGLLAHVAALQTGVTDPWLLLARWRSEAAARA, translated from the coding sequence GTGACCGAGCCGTGCTCGCTCTGCGGAGCGCCCGCCCATCCCGGGGCGCCGCTCGAGCTGTGCCTCGCGCACCTGCTGGAGGCGCACGAGTGGGTGGAGGGCGAGTACGGCCGGACCGATCTGCTCCCGTCGCCGTGCGCGTTCTGCGGTTCGCGGCTGGGCGTGCGGTACCCGTCCGGCTGGCTCTGCGCCATCTGCGAGTGGAGGGTGGGCGAGCCGCCGCCCGACGGCGCCCGCGCGTCGCGCGTCGACGTGGTCTACTACCTCCGCTACCGCGACCGCATCAAGATCGGCACGACGGCCAACCCGGCACAGCGCTTCGCGAGCCTCCCGCACGACGAAGTGCTCGCCTTCGAACGCGGCGACCGCGCCGTGGAGCAGCAGCGCCACGCCGAGTTCGCGGCGCTGCGCATCCCCGGGACCGAGTGGTTCGAGACCGACGCCGGCCTCCTGGCGCACGTCGCCGCCCTGCAGACCGGGGTCACGGACCCGTGGCTGCTGCTTGCCCGCTGGCGCAGCGAGGCGGCCGCCCGCGCCTGA
- a CDS encoding Fur family transcriptional regulator yields MDIAQLEGALRAAGLRVTQGRLAVLNALDAHPHVDADSVYRAVLPALPGTSIQNVHNVLGDLTAAGLLRRIEPAHSPALYERRVGDNHHHVVCTSCGAVADVECVVGHAPCLHPSGAAGFVVDTAEVTFWGLCPSCQERAAKAPSHAE; encoded by the coding sequence ATGGACATCGCACAGCTCGAAGGCGCCCTCCGCGCCGCGGGACTGCGCGTGACGCAGGGGCGGCTCGCCGTCCTGAACGCGCTCGACGCGCATCCCCACGTGGACGCGGACTCGGTCTACCGGGCGGTGCTCCCCGCGCTGCCCGGCACCTCGATCCAGAACGTCCACAACGTCCTCGGCGACCTCACCGCCGCCGGTCTGCTGCGGCGGATCGAGCCGGCGCACTCGCCCGCGCTGTACGAGCGGCGCGTCGGCGACAACCACCACCACGTCGTGTGCACCTCGTGCGGCGCGGTGGCGGACGTGGAGTGCGTCGTCGGCCACGCGCCCTGCCTTCACCCTTCGGGGGCGGCCGGGTTCGTGGTGGACACCGCGGAGGTCACCTTCTGGGGGCTGTGCCCGTCCTGTCAGGAGCGCGCGGCGAAAGCCCCGTCGCACGCCGAATGA
- a CDS encoding ABC transporter substrate-binding protein yields MRSRSLRTLAGAAVALTGVLALAACAGASNAATGGQKVDGGTIVYAHQQEPACVFGGWIEQAYLSYQVLDNLTSLDENHKVVPWLATAWKQSDDGLTWTFTLKKGVKFTDGTPLTAAAVAYNFDYWVKGGNTTAKVWLDGYYKDAKAVDDQTLQIDLSRPYPRLADNLTQGYFGIQSQHALETRTKEQNCEAPIGSGAFTVDKWNRGQDIILKKNKDYTSPPANAKHTGPAYVDTIDWKFVADPTTRVAALQGGQVDAIYDVPSVQWSVLKAGGYQLEKFVTPGRPQQISFNTAKGPFTDEQVRQAFAYSLDRPQIVNTIGRGVIPSEGNGGVSQATPGYSQKAAAWYTQDVKKANALLDAAGWSQKNSDGVRVKNGQPLTVRLPYGAGSIINADGAAILQGVKGQASKVGFDVKLIPVPQSEFFSGKYSGPDAYDLQAGYWTSVTAGILYINWRPSTADDPNYSNSAFANDPVLAQYILDGNSAATVEQQNADYQKAQDYIAQHALSIGVYDRLSTLAVSPKLHDVWQEHAQGGPTFYDAYLTK; encoded by the coding sequence ATGCGTTCCCGTTCTCTCCGCACCCTCGCCGGCGCCGCCGTCGCGCTCACCGGTGTGCTGGCGCTCGCCGCGTGCGCCGGCGCCTCCAACGCCGCGACCGGCGGCCAGAAGGTCGACGGCGGCACCATCGTCTACGCCCACCAGCAGGAGCCCGCCTGCGTGTTCGGCGGCTGGATCGAGCAGGCCTACCTCTCGTACCAGGTGCTCGACAACCTGACCTCGCTCGATGAGAACCACAAGGTCGTGCCGTGGCTCGCCACCGCGTGGAAGCAGTCCGACGACGGCCTCACCTGGACCTTCACCCTGAAGAAGGGGGTGAAGTTCACCGACGGGACGCCGCTCACCGCCGCGGCCGTCGCCTACAACTTCGACTACTGGGTGAAGGGCGGGAACACCACCGCGAAAGTCTGGCTCGACGGCTACTACAAGGATGCCAAGGCCGTCGACGACCAGACGCTCCAGATCGACCTGTCCCGCCCGTACCCGCGGCTCGCCGACAACCTCACCCAGGGCTATTTCGGCATCCAGTCGCAGCACGCGCTCGAGACCCGCACGAAGGAGCAGAACTGCGAGGCCCCGATCGGCTCCGGCGCGTTCACGGTCGACAAGTGGAACCGCGGCCAGGACATCATCCTCAAGAAGAACAAGGACTACACGTCCCCGCCCGCGAACGCGAAGCACACCGGACCGGCCTACGTCGACACGATCGACTGGAAGTTCGTCGCCGACCCGACCACCCGCGTCGCGGCGCTGCAGGGCGGCCAGGTCGACGCGATCTACGATGTGCCCTCCGTGCAGTGGAGCGTGCTGAAGGCCGGCGGCTACCAGCTCGAGAAGTTCGTCACCCCGGGCCGGCCGCAGCAGATCTCGTTCAATACGGCGAAGGGCCCGTTCACCGACGAGCAGGTGCGCCAGGCGTTCGCGTACAGCCTGGACCGGCCGCAGATCGTGAACACGATCGGCCGCGGGGTCATCCCGTCGGAGGGCAACGGCGGCGTCAGTCAGGCGACCCCGGGCTACAGCCAGAAGGCGGCGGCCTGGTACACGCAGGACGTGAAGAAGGCGAACGCGCTCCTCGACGCCGCCGGCTGGAGCCAGAAGAACTCCGACGGTGTGCGGGTGAAGAACGGCCAGCCGCTGACCGTGCGCCTGCCGTACGGCGCCGGCTCGATCATCAACGCCGACGGCGCCGCCATCCTGCAGGGGGTGAAGGGGCAGGCGAGCAAGGTCGGCTTCGACGTCAAGCTCATCCCCGTCCCGCAGAGCGAGTTCTTCTCCGGCAAGTACTCGGGACCGGACGCCTACGACCTCCAGGCCGGCTACTGGACGAGCGTCACCGCGGGCATCCTCTACATCAACTGGAGGCCGTCCACCGCCGACGACCCGAACTACAGCAACAGCGCCTTCGCCAACGACCCGGTGCTCGCGCAGTACATCCTCGACGGCAACTCGGCGGCCACCGTCGAGCAGCAGAACGCCGACTACCAGAAGGCGCAGGACTACATCGCGCAGCACGCGCTGTCGATCGGCGTCTACGACCGGCTGAGCACGCTCGCCGTCTCGCCCAAGCTCCACGACGTCTGGCAGGAGCACGCACAGGGAGGACCGACGTTCTATGACGCGTATCTCACCAAGTGA
- a CDS encoding cation:proton antiporter, whose translation MELGVYAVIAVAVIVGVAAFARKLGVAAPIILVIVGVTLSVLPGVPDIEVPPEIILDGLLPPILYAAAISVPLTDFRRNLAPIAGLSIFLVVVTAFASGFVLYTMLPDLNLAAAIALGAIISPPDAVAATSIGRKLGLPPRLLTVLEGEGLVNDATALVLLRTALAAAVGTLATPLAGVLDFFSAVIIALVIGLVVGFVTVWVRSKLSDPVLDTALSVVVPFAAFAPTEALHGSGVLAVVVTGLYTGHAAPRQFSAQARISDQINWRTIQFLLENGVFLLIGLELRTLIADVEHPEILSVWDAVGIGLIAMASLVVIRYILIGPLIYSLRRRGERAEKQVLREWLLISYFRDHPVRYRWQAQRKQRAEARYERHRSDLEEFRQEAIDWKGGVVLGWSGMRGVVTLAAAQSLPADIPYRPQLILIAFTVAFVSLVVQGGTLPWLIRALGLQGIDVKDDRRLLAQLLDDLSEAGLAVLDDPETAAGATAPVDPELVERVRQTTYLRAEAAWERIVLYDTPPEGRPHHVYRTLRLAVVDAERDRLHVERARGAYPSRILSEAQSMLDIEETRLQSRAR comes from the coding sequence ATGGAGCTCGGTGTCTATGCGGTGATCGCCGTCGCGGTGATCGTCGGCGTAGCCGCCTTCGCCCGCAAACTCGGCGTCGCCGCGCCCATCATCCTCGTGATCGTCGGCGTCACCCTCTCGGTGCTGCCCGGGGTGCCGGACATCGAGGTGCCGCCCGAGATCATCCTCGACGGGCTGCTCCCGCCGATCCTGTACGCGGCGGCCATCAGCGTCCCGCTCACCGACTTCCGCCGCAACCTCGCGCCGATCGCCGGCCTCTCGATCTTCCTCGTCGTCGTCACGGCGTTCGCGTCCGGCTTCGTGCTCTACACGATGCTGCCCGACCTCAACCTGGCCGCGGCCATCGCCCTCGGCGCGATCATCAGCCCGCCTGACGCGGTCGCGGCGACCTCCATCGGCCGCAAGCTCGGCCTTCCGCCCCGACTGCTGACGGTGCTGGAGGGCGAGGGCCTGGTCAACGACGCGACCGCGCTGGTGCTGCTGCGCACCGCACTCGCCGCGGCGGTCGGCACCCTCGCGACGCCGCTCGCCGGCGTGCTGGACTTCTTCTCCGCGGTCATCATCGCCCTCGTGATCGGGCTCGTGGTCGGCTTCGTCACGGTGTGGGTGCGCTCCAAGTTGAGCGACCCCGTCCTCGACACCGCGCTCTCGGTCGTCGTGCCGTTCGCCGCATTCGCCCCGACGGAGGCGCTGCACGGCTCCGGCGTGCTCGCGGTCGTCGTCACCGGGCTCTACACCGGCCACGCCGCGCCCCGGCAGTTCAGCGCCCAGGCCAGGATCAGCGACCAGATCAACTGGCGCACCATCCAGTTCCTGCTCGAGAACGGCGTGTTCCTGCTCATCGGGCTGGAGCTGCGCACGCTCATCGCCGATGTCGAGCATCCTGAGATCCTGAGCGTCTGGGACGCGGTCGGCATCGGACTCATCGCCATGGCCTCCCTCGTCGTCATCCGGTACATCCTGATCGGCCCGCTCATCTACTCGCTCCGAAGACGCGGCGAACGGGCGGAGAAGCAAGTGCTGCGGGAGTGGCTGCTGATCAGCTACTTCCGCGACCATCCCGTGCGCTACCGCTGGCAGGCCCAGCGCAAGCAGCGCGCCGAGGCGCGCTACGAGCGGCACCGCAGCGACTTGGAGGAGTTCCGCCAGGAGGCCATCGACTGGAAGGGCGGGGTCGTCCTCGGCTGGTCGGGGATGCGCGGCGTCGTCACCCTCGCGGCGGCCCAGTCGCTGCCGGCCGACATCCCGTACCGCCCGCAGCTCATCCTGATCGCGTTCACCGTCGCGTTCGTCAGCCTGGTCGTGCAGGGCGGCACCCTCCCCTGGCTGATCCGGGCGCTGGGGCTGCAGGGCATCGACGTCAAGGACGACAGGAGGCTGCTCGCGCAGCTCCTCGACGACCTCAGCGAGGCCGGTCTCGCCGTGCTGGACGACCCGGAGACCGCCGCGGGTGCCACGGCCCCGGTGGACCCGGAGCTCGTGGAGCGGGTGCGCCAGACGACGTACCTGCGCGCGGAGGCCGCCTGGGAGCGCATCGTGCTCTACGACACCCCGCCGGAGGGCCGTCCGCACCACGTGTACCGCACGCTGCGGCTCGCGGTGGTGGACGCCGAACGCGACCGCCTGCACGTGGAGCGGGCGCGCGGCGCCTACCCGTCGCGCATCCTCAGCGAGGCGCAGTCCATGCTCGACATCGAGGAGACGCGGCTGCAGTCGCGGGCGCGGTGA
- a CDS encoding MFS transporter → MSRSRPSATFAVLALSVASFATLQSLVVPVLPVIQQDLHTTTAGVTWTMTAWLIAAAVATPLLGRVGDLVGKRRIFVLALLAVALGSVIAAVAPSIGVLIAGRVVQGLGGAMFPLAFGIIRDEFPPHRLPSAIGAIASIIAIGSGLGTVLAGPLAAALSWRGLFLVPVALTVTAAVLALVIIPESPTRATGGVNPWSAALLSGWLIALLLPLSTGAQWGWSSPVVIGLFALAAVLLAAWVVVELRSRHPLVDMRLMREPGVWSMNAAAIFIGAAMFAVFAFFPRFVQTPVSTGYGLGATVAESGLLMLPMLVTMAVTGFLSGPLERWLGFRTQIVIAATVMAGSSLSLAFLHGSLAAVATASGVFGIGLGLIYAAITSVVVQSVPATQTGVASGMNANLRTVGSAIGAAVMTALVTGTLGAGGLPAETGYTEGFATAGVLAFGAAVVTVVAAVVMRSRTARAAADAAVAAELAAVAGLARLEGEAAESEPSRAAGEPSRAAVEPVRAAEPAVVAAAQAPNFSAAEPVIPLAIAAAAEAAEMARLVEKVEADRPAEPAASAA, encoded by the coding sequence ATGTCTCGATCCCGTCCATCCGCCACCTTCGCCGTCCTGGCGTTGAGCGTGGCCTCCTTCGCGACGCTCCAGTCGCTCGTCGTCCCGGTCCTGCCGGTCATCCAGCAGGACCTCCACACCACCACCGCCGGCGTCACCTGGACCATGACCGCCTGGCTGATCGCCGCCGCCGTCGCCACGCCCCTGCTCGGCCGCGTCGGCGACCTGGTCGGCAAGCGCCGCATCTTCGTGCTCGCCCTCCTGGCCGTGGCGCTCGGCAGCGTGATCGCCGCCGTCGCGCCGTCCATCGGCGTCCTCATCGCCGGCCGCGTCGTCCAGGGTCTCGGCGGGGCGATGTTCCCGCTCGCGTTCGGCATCATCCGCGACGAGTTCCCGCCGCACCGCCTCCCGTCGGCCATCGGCGCGATCGCCTCGATCATCGCGATCGGCAGCGGCCTCGGCACCGTGCTCGCGGGTCCCCTCGCCGCGGCGCTGAGCTGGCGCGGGCTCTTCCTGGTCCCGGTCGCACTGACCGTCACCGCCGCCGTGCTCGCCCTCGTGATCATCCCCGAGTCGCCCACTCGCGCGACCGGAGGCGTCAACCCGTGGTCGGCCGCGCTGCTCTCGGGCTGGCTGATCGCCCTCCTGCTGCCGCTCAGCACGGGCGCGCAGTGGGGCTGGTCGTCGCCGGTCGTGATCGGGCTGTTCGCGCTCGCTGCGGTGCTGCTCGCCGCCTGGGTGGTCGTGGAGCTGCGCTCTCGTCACCCGCTGGTCGACATGCGCCTCATGCGCGAGCCCGGCGTCTGGTCGATGAACGCCGCCGCGATCTTCATCGGCGCAGCCATGTTCGCGGTGTTCGCCTTCTTCCCGCGCTTCGTGCAGACCCCGGTCTCCACGGGCTACGGCCTGGGCGCGACCGTCGCGGAGTCCGGCCTCCTGATGCTGCCGATGCTCGTGACAATGGCCGTGACCGGCTTCCTCAGCGGACCGCTGGAGCGCTGGCTCGGCTTCCGCACCCAGATCGTGATCGCGGCGACCGTCATGGCCGGATCGAGCCTGTCGCTGGCGTTCCTGCACGGCTCGCTGGCCGCGGTCGCCACCGCCTCCGGAGTGTTCGGGATCGGCCTGGGCCTGATCTACGCGGCGATCACGAGCGTGGTCGTGCAGAGCGTCCCGGCGACGCAGACCGGTGTCGCCAGCGGGATGAACGCCAACCTCCGCACTGTGGGCTCGGCGATCGGCGCGGCGGTGATGACTGCGCTGGTCACCGGGACGCTCGGCGCGGGCGGCCTGCCGGCGGAGACCGGCTACACCGAGGGCTTCGCGACGGCGGGGGTGCTGGCGTTCGGGGCGGCGGTGGTCACGGTGGTCGCGGCGGTGGTGATGCGGTCGCGGACGGCCCGTGCGGCGGCGGACGCTGCGGTCGCGGCCGAGCTGGCCGCGGTGGCCGGGCTGGCGCGGCTGGAAGGCGAGGCCGCCGAGTCGGAGCCGAGCCGCGCTGCGGGGGAGCCGAGCCGGGCTGCGGTGGAGCCGGTTCGCGCTGCCGAGCCGGCCGTCGTGGCCGCGGCGCAGGCGCCCAACTTCTCGGCCGCGGAGCCCGTGATCCCACTCGCCATCGCAGCCGCGGCGGAAGCCGCGGAGATGGCGCGGCTCGTGGAGAAGGTCGAGGCAGACCGCCCGGCCGAACCCGCCGCCTCCGCGGCGTAG
- a CDS encoding catalase gives MTENHTTTQTGSPVGSDAHSLTSGRDGATALHDRYLVEKLAQFNRERIPERIVHAKGGGAFGEFVVTGDVTAYTKAAVFQPGATTRTVQRFSSVAGEQGSPDTWRDVRGFSVKFYTTEGNYDIVGNNTPVFFIRDGIKFPDFIHSQKRLPGSGLRDADMQWDFWTLSPESAHQVTYLMGDRGLPRSWRTMPGYGSHTYQWINAAGERFWVKYHFHALQGNEEMRGAEAERIAGEDADYYRRDLYEAIERGDFPAWKVSVQVMPYEDAKTYRFNPFDLTKVWPHSDYPLIEVGVHTLNENPENFFAQIEQAAFSPANTVPGIDISPDKMLMARVFSYPDAQRYRVGTNYNELPVNAPVAPVHNYSQDGAGRHGFKAAGAPVYAPNSFGGPVADPAAAGEGSWESDGALVRAAATLHAEDDDFGQAGTLYREVYDEAARERFLDTIAGAVGGVTRDDIRERAIQYWTNVDAGLGAALRARLESDVADPDEAAEYVGVGE, from the coding sequence ATGACGGAGAACCACACGACCACCCAGACCGGCAGCCCGGTCGGCAGCGACGCTCACTCGCTGACGTCCGGACGGGACGGGGCGACCGCGCTCCACGACCGGTACCTCGTCGAGAAGCTCGCCCAGTTCAACCGCGAGCGCATCCCGGAGCGGATCGTGCACGCCAAGGGCGGCGGGGCGTTCGGCGAGTTCGTCGTCACCGGCGACGTGACCGCCTACACGAAGGCAGCGGTCTTCCAGCCCGGCGCGACCACGCGCACCGTGCAGCGCTTCTCGTCGGTCGCCGGCGAGCAGGGCTCCCCCGACACCTGGCGCGACGTCCGCGGCTTCTCGGTGAAGTTCTACACGACCGAGGGCAACTACGACATCGTCGGCAACAACACCCCGGTGTTCTTCATCCGCGACGGCATCAAGTTCCCCGACTTCATCCACTCGCAGAAGCGCCTCCCTGGCTCCGGCCTGCGCGACGCGGACATGCAGTGGGACTTCTGGACGCTGTCGCCGGAGTCCGCGCACCAGGTGACGTACCTGATGGGCGACCGCGGCCTCCCCCGCTCGTGGCGGACCATGCCCGGCTACGGCTCGCACACCTACCAGTGGATCAACGCGGCGGGCGAGCGGTTCTGGGTGAAGTACCACTTCCACGCCCTGCAGGGCAACGAGGAGATGCGCGGCGCGGAGGCCGAGCGGATCGCGGGTGAGGACGCGGATTACTACCGCCGCGACCTGTACGAGGCGATCGAGCGCGGCGACTTCCCGGCGTGGAAGGTGAGCGTGCAGGTGATGCCCTACGAGGACGCGAAGACGTACCGGTTCAATCCGTTCGACCTGACGAAGGTGTGGCCGCACAGCGACTACCCGCTGATCGAGGTCGGCGTCCACACGCTGAACGAGAACCCGGAGAACTTCTTCGCGCAGATCGAGCAGGCGGCGTTCTCCCCGGCCAACACGGTCCCGGGCATCGACATCAGCCCGGACAAGATGCTGATGGCGCGCGTGTTCTCCTACCCGGACGCCCAGCGCTACCGCGTTGGCACCAACTACAACGAGCTGCCGGTCAACGCGCCGGTCGCCCCGGTGCACAACTACTCGCAGGACGGCGCGGGCCGCCACGGCTTCAAGGCTGCCGGCGCGCCGGTGTACGCGCCGAACTCGTTCGGCGGACCGGTCGCCGACCCGGCTGCCGCGGGCGAGGGCTCGTGGGAGTCGGACGGCGCCCTCGTGCGCGCGGCGGCGACGCTGCACGCGGAGGACGACGACTTCGGCCAGGCCGGGACGCTCTACCGCGAGGTCTACGACGAGGCGGCACGCGAGCGGTTCCTCGACACGATCGCGGGAGCGGTCGGCGGGGTGACGCGGGACGACATCCGCGAGCGGGCGATCCAGTACTGGACGAACGTCGACGCCGGACTGGGCGCGGCGCTGCGGGCGCGGCTGGAGTCGGACGTGGCCGACCCGGACGAGGCGGCGGAGTACGTGGGAGTCGGCGAGTAG
- a CDS encoding ABC transporter permease, protein MTSVASPSNQRLASSAVTRITRAPWGLYLAVAFAALLLVAVIAPQLLTTHLPTAVDYGAALQPPSWAHPFGTDESGRDLYTRVVWGARDSLTIGVGAAAVSIGLALILGTLAALGVKPVAVVIDRFVEILFAFPALLLALLLIAIAGPSAATQVLAVGVGTAPGYARMIRGQILGARNSAYVEAATALGHSRWRIVRAHILPNALRPLVAVFALSIGQSIVWASSLSFLGLGVAPPASEWGALLDAGRAYLTTAWWLVVIPGLVIVAVALAATTIGRHIQARLEKGERS, encoded by the coding sequence ATGACCTCCGTCGCCTCACCCTCGAATCAGCGTCTCGCGTCGTCCGCGGTCACCCGGATCACCCGTGCTCCGTGGGGGCTGTACCTCGCCGTCGCCTTCGCGGCGCTGCTCCTCGTCGCGGTGATCGCCCCGCAGCTCCTCACCACTCACCTTCCGACCGCCGTCGACTATGGTGCCGCCCTCCAGCCGCCGAGCTGGGCTCACCCGTTCGGTACGGATGAATCGGGGCGCGACCTCTACACCCGGGTGGTGTGGGGCGCCCGCGACTCACTCACCATCGGCGTGGGAGCCGCGGCCGTGAGCATCGGCCTGGCGCTGATCCTCGGCACCCTCGCCGCGCTGGGCGTCAAGCCGGTCGCCGTCGTCATCGACCGGTTCGTGGAGATCCTGTTCGCGTTCCCCGCCCTCCTGCTCGCGTTGCTGCTGATCGCGATCGCCGGGCCGAGCGCGGCCACGCAGGTCCTCGCCGTCGGCGTCGGGACCGCGCCGGGTTACGCGCGGATGATCCGCGGCCAGATCCTCGGCGCGCGGAACTCGGCCTACGTGGAGGCCGCGACCGCCCTCGGGCACTCGCGCTGGCGGATCGTGCGCGCGCACATCCTCCCGAACGCGCTGCGTCCGCTGGTCGCCGTGTTCGCGCTGTCGATCGGCCAGTCCATCGTGTGGGCGTCGAGCCTGTCGTTCCTCGGGCTGGGCGTCGCGCCCCCCGCGTCCGAGTGGGGCGCGCTGCTCGACGCGGGGCGCGCCTACCTCACCACGGCCTGGTGGCTGGTCGTCATCCCGGGTCTCGTCATCGTCGCGGTCGCCCTGGCCGCGACCACCATCGGCCGGCACATCCAGGCGCGCCTGGAGAAAGGGGAGCGATCGTGA